In the genome of uncultured Sphaerochaeta sp., the window ACTTCTCAGAGCTCAGGGCGTATCTCTATACTGCCTTGGAACGTGAAGACCTGGGGCTCTATGATGGGGATATGGACTTGCAGAGCATCAGGATCTTCTTCCTGGAGAACATCTGCGATACCTTTGATATCCTCAGTGAGCCGGTACAGCTCAAAGGGTAAAGACAAAGCTTCCTGAGAAATGTACCGAGGAAGAGGGTCCTGAAGGCTCCCGATAGGGAGCTATGATACCCGTTCCACCCTCCTTGATCGCCAAGGGTGCATAGAGGGTGGAGGTGTTCTCGTGGGGAACCAGTGTCGAAATGCGTGCTACGGGGGCAGAGGCAATCTGGGCCTTGAGCACGACGCCCTCGATTTCCAGCAACACCCACTGCCCGTAGGAGTACCCTGCCTCGAGCAAATCCTCTTCACCGATTGAGATGCTCACCATCTCGCTCACCGGCTTTCCTGCCACTTCCAAAGGGATGCTCTGAGCTCTTTTTGCAGTGGTGCAGGATGCCAGCAGCAACAGGCTGGCAAGTATGGTCACGATATATGCTTTTCTCATTCAATCCTCCTGAATCAGGGTGAAGGAATTCTTCTGGTACTCCAAAAGGCCTTCCCTGCGCATCTTGCTCAATTCGCTGGACATGGCGCTGCGTTCCACACACAGATAGTCTGCCAGCTGTTGACGGTCGAACGGGATGGAGAAACTCCTGCTCCCTCGTTTCTGTGCTTCACTGGAGAGGTAGGAGAGCAGCTTCTCCCGTGTGCTCCGTTTGGTGATGTGGTTCATCTTCTTCATGAGTTCCAGATTCTTGTAGGAGAGCAGGTGTACCATATTCTCGATGAGTGCGTGATGGAAGCTGCACGCTTTGGAACAGGAGCTTATCACCTGATGCACATCCAAGAAGAGAATTGAGGAAGGCTCGCAGGTGATGACCGACACTTCGCTCATTTGTTGGGTGCAGGCAAGCGTTTCGGCAAAGCTGTCAGCAACCCCCAGATTGGAGACCACGGTCCTATTGCCCCAGAAGTCATGGCGCACGATGTTTACCGAACCGCTGAGCACGATTCCCAGTTCGTCGGTATACTCCCGCTCATCAATGATCGTATAGTCCTTGGGAAACTCTACTTTTCTTGCCTTCAGACAAGTGAGCAGGCTGGGAATATCCTCAGCCTGAATCTGAGCGAAAAGGACCGATTGCATCAAGAGGGGAACGACATCCATAGATATTCCTTATCTGTTGTAAAAACAACATATATTCTTTGGAGGCCATGGTACCATAGCTTGCGATGCAAGACAATGGAGGACAGATATGATCAGACAGATGATTACCATAGATGAAGAGAAGTGCAACGGTTGCGGTTTGTGCGTGAGCGCCTGCCAGGAAGGGGCCATCGGCCTGGTCAACGGCAAGGCTGTGCTGCTGCGTGAGGATTACTGCGATGGGCTTGGCAACTGCCTGCCGGTCTGCCCCACCGGTGCAATCACCTTCGAGGAGCGTGAGGCGCCTGCCTTCAACCACGAAGAGGTGGAGAAGCTGATGGGTGAGCAGAAGCCTGTCTTCAGCTGTCCCGGCAGCCAGATCAAGGTAATGAAGCAGGAGACCCGGAAAGAAGAGATCCAAAGCCCCCAGAAGATGGCAAGCCAGCTTCGCCAATGGCCTGTGCAGATCAAGCTGGCTTCCCCCAATGCCGCTTTCTTCAACAATTGCGACCTGCTCATTGCCGCCGACTGTGCAGCATATGCCTATGGGGATTTCCACAATACCTTCATCCGCAACCGGGTCACCCTCATCGGCTGTCCCAAGCTCGATGAAGGCGACTATGCGGAGAAACTGTCGGCAATTTTTGCCAGCCATGACATCCGAAGCGTCACGGTGGCTCGGATGGAGGTCCCTTGCTGCGGAGGCCTCGACCATGCGGTCAAGCGAGCCATCACCGCCAGCGGGAAGATCATACCCCTTGCCGTGGTGACCATCTCCTCCGAAGGGGAGATTCTTCGCTAGTAGATCCAGGAAGCCCCTATGCCAAGAGCAATCACCTGGTCTCCCTCCCAGTTGAACAGATCCGAGCTCTGTCCGAAGGGAGCCGAGAGGTATCCTACCAGACTGAATCCCTCAAAGACCGACCAGACAGCACCCACTGTTGTGTTCATCGACAGGTCGAGTGGGCTGAGGATGGTCCTCAGACTGAAGGAGAGGCTGCTTGTTGGGGTATAGACAAGCTCAGGGTAGAGCAGGAGGGTGCAGGTTGCATCCTCCTGACCTTTGAACGCCCAGCTCTCCAAGGGGCGGCTGAGAAATTCCAGACGCAGTGCCAGGGTGCGGTCACCGGAGAAGTAGAGAGAGTGGAACAAGCCTCCGCTGATCAGGAAAGAGGAAGCATCGGCTGAGAATGCATGGTCAAGCTCGACCGAAGAGCTGAGATACCAATCGGCTCCGATGTTTCCCTGCAGGCTCACATAGGGTTTGTGCGCTCGTGCTCCCGAATCGATGGTAGCGTATCCTGCCTCCACCTTTGTCTCCCCTACATTCGTATAGAAACGGAAGCCAAAGCCTGCATCCTCAATCCTGCCGGAAGTGTTGGGGATGAGTATAGCCTCAACAAAGCTGAAGAAACCCAGCGGATAGTTCAGTGCTGCCATCCAATCGGTCTTGTCCCTAAGGGTGGTCTGCGTCAGGCTTACTGACGTAGAGGAGCTGCCGTAGAGTACATCTGCTGCATTGAAGAGCATACCGTCGCCCCAGCTGAGCCGGGTTTTCCCTGCAGTCAAGCGGAAGGAGGGGAAGCGTGCACGCAGGTACGCCTTGTGGATGACCTCTTCCAAGGTTGGAGTGGTATCAGGATACGATGCCTTGAGCACGACCTCCCCGCGGACATTGCCCGAGCTCGGGGAGGGAAGGGAGATCTTCAGGTCCATGCCCATTCCCTGGTGAACCGTCTCTGTAGAGGGCTTGTAGGAGAGGCCTCCCAAAAGCGACATATCCACCACAGGGACTACGGCCGCAAGAAGCGGAGTCAGCAGGAAAGCGAGTACCAGAAGCAAGAGGAGTGTTCGTTTCCCTACCATGTCAGATTCTCCAGGGAGAAGAGATTGGCAGCAAGAGGAACATTTACCTCCAGGCTGTCCAAGGTCATCCAGGTAGCACTGTCACGCTTCATCTTGTCCTCGATTTTCGTCTCGGAGGGGAGTGTCCTTCCTTCAGTCTCGACGGTGGAAAGGACTTCCATCACCTTCAGGAGCCGCTTCTGGGCTGTGGAGTACTCAGCCTTCCACACCAGGTAGGTCTGCTTGTCCACCCAGATTTTCTGCACCGGGTAGGCTATGGTACGCTTCTTTGCGGTGAGCGTCAGCACATGACAGTCATGGCCATTGACGGTCTCACTGCCTTCCAGGACCACCGTATAGCTGTCCAGCGTATTCTTCTCCTCGGTCATATCCTCATAGGAGAGATCGCTTCCCAGCACCGACTGCCTGAGGGCCGCCCCCTGCAATCGGATCAGCTCCTCTGCATCGGGATAGAAGAGATAGAGACTCGACTGGGTCCTCAGGATCTTCTGCCCCCGCTCAGCGGTACTGGTGAATTCGATCAGGGAGTCGCTGGTTCCTCGTGCCCATGCCTTGAAGGTGCTGATCTTGGTTCCGAACCGATCGGTGGTCTTGATGGAGCCAGTGGAGACCGAGGTGTCAAAGGTGGCCATCTCATCCATCCTGCGGATGACATCCTCGCCGGTGAGGGCGAACAGGAACGAAGGGATGGTGCAAAGAAGCAGCAGGGTCAAAAGGAGTTTGACGACAGGTTTAGACATAGCGCAGAGCCTCCACTATTTGGATTTTTGAAGCACGTCGGGAAGGAATGAGGGTGGAAAGGGATGCAATGATGATTGCATACACCCAAACAAAGAGGGCGATGAAAAAGTTGACCTGTGGGTACAGGATGGAGGATATCTCCATGTCCACCCCACTCATTGCTTCGGTGAAGTTCAGCCCCACCTTGCTGAGAATGAAGACGATGATCAGGCCGGCAATGGTTCCAAGGGTGGATCCTATGATGCTGATGAAACTGCCTTCGAGCAAGAAGAGCCTGGTAAGCTCCTTGCCTTGCATGCCCAATGCTCCGAGTGTCCCGATCTCCCGCATCCGTTCATAGATGACCATCATCGTCGTATTGATGATCACTGTGCTGCCAAGCACGAAGAAGATCGCTCCCATGACGTAGTAGATTACCTTGGCGATGGTAAGGAAGGAGTACATCGTATTCAGATCCTTCCATGCTTTGGTTTCGGTCCCCAGCGAGAGCTCGGTTTGGAGCAGTTCCTTCACCGAAGATGCTACATCCCGCTCCTTGTATCCGTCCTCGGTCAACAGGAGTATCTCCTGGACCTGTCCCTCCATCCTCAAGAGGTATTGGGCTCTGTCAAGCGGAACATAGAGCACCTTTGCGCTGAGCCCTCCCACGGGGAAGGAGGCAATGCCTACAATCTGGAAGGTCATGGCATTCGACCCGCGCAAGGCCGTGGATGTGAGCACCGTCACCTTGTCCCCCAGGTTCAGGTGGAGATCACGGGCAAGCAAGGATCCGATGAGCATCTCATTGTTGCCCTCGGTGGGGAGCCTTCCCTCCGTCACCAGCGACGGGAAGTCGATGAAGGCAGCTTCGGTGGCGAAGTCCACCCCGACACCCATCGCAGCATTGTTGTTGCCGTTCAGATAGAGGTTGGCAGGGAAGTTGATTCGTGCCGTTAGAGCACGCACTCCCTCCTGGTCTGCAACCAAGGGCAGGACCGCATCCGCTTCAAGACTCAGATGCAAGGGGTTGTACCGCTCATACTGCTCAAAGGACTCATGGCGAACTCTCACCTCGCCGGTGTAATAGCTGACGAGATTGGTTGCCATGTCACTCTCCATTGCCTCCAGCAGGGCCAGAAGGGCCATGATGGCCATGGCAGAGACTGCGATGGCGATGGCGCTGAGCATCGAGCGACGGAAATTGCGGAATATGTTGCGAAACGCAACGGCAGGAAGTTTGATCGTCATTGCATTTCCTCCTATTGGTGATGCAGACAGGTGGGGATGTCGAGTTTCAGTGCACGCCTGATGGGGAAAATCGCCACCAGCATGGACAGGCCGATCCCACTGAAGAAAGCCTTGGCGATGGTTGCAATGCTCCATGCGCCGCGCATGACATTCTGGACCCTGAACCCGATATCCATATCCCGGAACACAAAACCAAAATCGAATCCGACATTGACCAGATAGAGATTGGCGAGGACTCCGAGCAGGATGCCGACCAACGATCCGACCAGGCCGATCCCCCCTGCCTCAAAGAGGAAGGAGAAGAGGATGTCCCGATCTTTCATACCCAGGGCGCGCATCATCCCGATCTCGCGCATCCGCTCAAACATTGCCATCAGCATGGTGTTGGAAACACCCACTGCTGCGATGATGAAGACCAGGAAAAGGATCAATCCCGTTCCTCCTTGCTTAGCCTCAAGCAAGGCAAGATAGTCACGGGCTAGGTCTTCCCACGTAAAGACGCGCAGCTGTGGGTCGATGGAGGCAAGGTCAGCCTGCAAGGTTTTGCTGACAGAGTCCAGGTCGCTCTTCTGAGGAAGCAGGATGTCGATGCTCGTCACCGCTCCTTCCATGGCGAGATAGAGATCCGCCGCATCCTTGTCCATCATGACCAGGGTGCGATTCACATTCGGATTGGGACAGTTGACGATGCCGACGATCTGCATATCGAAAGCCTCATAGAAGCCTCCCTTTCCGCGGGTGACGAAGGTGACCCAGTAGCCTACCTTTGCCCCGATATCCTCAGCGAACCAACTTCCGAGGACCACGCCGTCCATCTCGCCCTTTTGCAGGAAGCGTCCCTCAAGCAGGGTATCCTTGAATCGGTAGACGGAAAAATCCGTCTCGGGGTTGATGGCGGTCACCTGGACCGTCATATTCCCGTCCTCCCCGAAATCTTCCTGGTAGAGGATCATGTCGGCAGCAAATACCGTTCGCTCGGTTGCGGTGATGCCCTTTTGGGCAAGCAGGTCCAGCACTGCTTCG includes:
- a CDS encoding Crp/Fnr family transcriptional regulator; its protein translation is MDVVPLLMQSVLFAQIQAEDIPSLLTCLKARKVEFPKDYTIIDEREYTDELGIVLSGSVNIVRHDFWGNRTVVSNLGVADSFAETLACTQQMSEVSVITCEPSSILFLDVHQVISSCSKACSFHHALIENMVHLLSYKNLELMKKMNHITKRSTREKLLSYLSSEAQKRGSRSFSIPFDRQQLADYLCVERSAMSSELSKMRREGLLEYQKNSFTLIQED
- a CDS encoding outer membrane lipoprotein-sorting protein, with amino-acid sequence MSKPVVKLLLTLLLLCTIPSFLFALTGEDVIRRMDEMATFDTSVSTGSIKTTDRFGTKISTFKAWARGTSDSLIEFTSTAERGQKILRTQSSLYLFYPDAEELIRLQGAALRQSVLGSDLSYEDMTEEKNTLDSYTVVLEGSETVNGHDCHVLTLTAKKRTIAYPVQKIWVDKQTYLVWKAEYSTAQKRLLKVMEVLSTVETEGRTLPSETKIEDKMKRDSATWMTLDSLEVNVPLAANLFSLENLTW
- a CDS encoding 4Fe-4S binding protein, yielding MIRQMITIDEEKCNGCGLCVSACQEGAIGLVNGKAVLLREDYCDGLGNCLPVCPTGAITFEEREAPAFNHEEVEKLMGEQKPVFSCPGSQIKVMKQETRKEEIQSPQKMASQLRQWPVQIKLASPNAAFFNNCDLLIAADCAAYAYGDFHNTFIRNRVTLIGCPKLDEGDYAEKLSAIFASHDIRSVTVARMEVPCCGGLDHAVKRAITASGKIIPLAVVTISSEGEILR
- a CDS encoding ABC transporter permease, whose translation is MTIKLPAVAFRNIFRNFRRSMLSAIAIAVSAMAIMALLALLEAMESDMATNLVSYYTGEVRVRHESFEQYERYNPLHLSLEADAVLPLVADQEGVRALTARINFPANLYLNGNNNAAMGVGVDFATEAAFIDFPSLVTEGRLPTEGNNEMLIGSLLARDLHLNLGDKVTVLTSTALRGSNAMTFQIVGIASFPVGGLSAKVLYVPLDRAQYLLRMEGQVQEILLLTEDGYKERDVASSVKELLQTELSLGTETKAWKDLNTMYSFLTIAKVIYYVMGAIFFVLGSTVIINTTMMVIYERMREIGTLGALGMQGKELTRLFLLEGSFISIIGSTLGTIAGLIIVFILSKVGLNFTEAMSGVDMEISSILYPQVNFFIALFVWVYAIIIASLSTLIPSRRASKIQIVEALRYV
- a CDS encoding FtsX-like permease family protein — protein: MKFILELAAKNLLRYKRRTLITSIAIAMGLMMYIFVDSLLMGANLESMRNLQWYETASLRIHKASYWEERMFLPVESSIEDPEAVLDLLAQKGITATERTVFAADMILYQEDFGEDGNMTVQVTAINPETDFSVYRFKDTLLEGRFLQKGEMDGVVLGSWFAEDIGAKVGYWVTFVTRGKGGFYEAFDMQIVGIVNCPNPNVNRTLVMMDKDAADLYLAMEGAVTSIDILLPQKSDLDSVSKTLQADLASIDPQLRVFTWEDLARDYLALLEAKQGGTGLILFLVFIIAAVGVSNTMLMAMFERMREIGMMRALGMKDRDILFSFLFEAGGIGLVGSLVGILLGVLANLYLVNVGFDFGFVFRDMDIGFRVQNVMRGAWSIATIAKAFFSGIGLSMLVAIFPIRRALKLDIPTCLHHQ